Part of the Triticum aestivum cultivar Chinese Spring chromosome 4D, IWGSC CS RefSeq v2.1, whole genome shotgun sequence genome is shown below.
TTGCGGGACGGCAAGCCCTCCGGCGTGGAATAGATCCCGCAAACGCGTCCCGCAAAACATTTGCTGGACGGATTTACGGGAACTGTCCCGCCGGAGGGTTCGCCGTCCCataaataatttttgcgggagccCTCAAACGACTTTTACGGCCCAGAcgtttgcggggtctgctagagatgctcttagacgGATATTATAGGGTTGAGGACAGAGAATGGAAAGACTAGATGACGCGTAAAAGTATCCCCAAAATTTTATATGCTAAATTTTGTTCAGATCCCTAATTATTTGTTTAAAATACGCTAGGCTAGGCAGGGGGCTGCAGGTTACATCGGCATGTCTTTGTTGCCAATCTGAGGAGAGCATGACCCACCTACTGATAGGTTGCCCTTTCTCCTGCACCTTAGGGCATGAGGTGCTCTTGTGGATCCACGGCGCAACCTCCAGTTATTGTGATATGGTGGCATCAGGTCATCCTCTCCACCCCATCAGCGGTGCGGAAAGGCACGTAGTCGGTTGCCCTTTTTAGGTCTTCTCCCAGCGATGCCTAGCACTTAGAAGTGTGGCATTGTAATTTAGGGTGTTGCCCCTTTTAGGGCTTGTACAGAGCTTGTTCTCTGTCGTGCAAGACTTCTGCATTTTTTCGGAAAAGAAAAATATAATAGGGCAAACAAAGGACTGCAGCAATTGTATTCAACGGTTTGTTCCATTTCTGCATACTGCTTACAGGAAATTAGTTTAGACACAAACCATATAGTGTATGTAGAAATTGTGGTGTGTATAATCCATTCTGAGTTGAATACTAATTAGACAAAAATCGCAGGAGTCTGTTCCTAACATGAAAGTTAACACGTCAGGTCTTGCACACTGTGTCTGTTTTTTAGTGTTAAGGAGACAGTGAAATAAAGTTACGGATCTAACATACTCCCTTGAAAATCAGTTTCATCATTTTTAGCGCTGATTGACAATTGGCATCAAATTTACACTAAAATTATTAAATTGTTACATCAGAACCATTTGCTAGGTAAAAGGCTAAGAATGGTTATAACTTGAAGTTGTGCCATAGATCATTCGTACTTCATCGTGGTCTAGGTTGCTGATCAGTCCTTTTAAGTTCCTAGCAATGATTGCATCTCTTTTTTCTCTTATTCTATGCCCTACACTGCTTTTTTTAGTAGAACTGTAGGGGAGAGCCCTACAGTATGAATAGGAACGTAAGTTTGCATCGTGAGGACTTGAACCCAGGTGGTAGGATTGTACATCCACTCCCCCAACCAAGTGTTACCAGTTTGTGATTTTATGATcgtaatttgtgattttactttgttCTTGAGTGCATTTTTTGTGGCTTCATACTCATGTTACCAGTTTTTCCAGGAGTTGATGAATCTGAAACAACTGGATGAAGCTGAAAATTTGCGAAGGAAGATATTACATATTATGGAGCTTTCGAAGGTATGCACATGTAGCTGTAATCCTACAATGTTTCTTCAGTAGTCTGTCGTACGAAATCAGGCATGAACATAATGTGGGCCTTAAATTGGTGCTTTAGTTGGTCACACTGATTTTTTGTTAAGTTCTGCATTAACTTTGCCCGAAACACAAGTCGTGTTTAGTTGTTTGTTTATTCAAGGTTGAGTGGGGTGGCAAGGAAGGACAATGTATCACTACATACGCATTCAAGCGCGTTGAAGCACAGATCACTATTGCTCTTGCCTCAttcttactccctccattccaaaataatcaaagttataggtttgtcctaagtcaaactagCTTAAGTTTGACCAACTTATATAGAAAAATGTGCTAGGATCTACATAACCAAATACACATATGCGAAAATATAGTTCATAAAGAATCTCGTGGGACTAATTAGGTGCTCTAGATGTCAATATATTTTTCTATAGACTTGGTCAGACTTAAacaagtttgacttaggacaaacccagaacttcaattattttggaatggaggtagtACGTAGACCAGATGTGCAAATTTAGCGAAATAGCATCACGGTGATCCTAAATGTGCAAATTTATGAAATATCAAGAGCTTCAGCTATGTCCTACTCGTTATGTATAACAGTGGATTTAACATGCCAACATAGCTAGGGGGGAAATACCAGTGCATTCACAGTGATCCTTGACATTCCAATGGATTGATATTCTACCAGAAAATAGCATACAATGATTCTTGACCATTCGACAACATCTCAAGTAGTAGAAAGTCTGAAATAGTTTCGATGTGACATATTTTGTGAAACTCTAGTCCAATTGGCAGTCCATACTATTTTCTGATAAAGCATATAAAGCACGGACACGCCAGGAATCGCCGAACTGCCGTCCTGATACGCCGGGATACGGCGGGATACGCCGGGATACGCGAATTTTGGAGTATCCCTGAAATTcgaattaaaaaaaacaaaaaaacgatTGGGATACGCGGGGACACGTTAGGGATACGGCCTGGCCCAAAAAAACAGCCTCGGCCCATCAGGAAACCCTGTTTTGCAGGGTCAGGACATAATGAAGAGGCGCTCCCTCCCTGCCTCCCAGGTCGCACAGACGGCGCCGCCACCTCCTGGACTCGCCCCCACCGCCTGgactcgccgccaccgccgccggcgcgCCTGGATTCGACCGGCGACCGTCCCCTCTAGCACCAGCAGCAGGAGCAGCCTCTCTCTCAGCCGCAGGTAACCCAGCTGCATCCTCTCCTCAttcttcttcaacctcttccacttcTAATCTTCAGATGCTTGCTGCTTGGTGCTCTACTGCTGTTTGCTTGCACTAAGTTATTGGATCTGATGCTTGCTGCTTTCTGCCCTTTGCTTGTGCTGCTGGCTGCTGCTGCTCTTGATAGGAATTGATTGCTTGTTGTTGGCCTGATAGGTACCAAACCATGGCATCTGCGAGCGGCACAGCCGGTAGCCAATCATCCGTGGGTGAGAGTGAAGGGCGTCCGGGTCCTGGTGCTGCAATTGGGAGCCAAATGGCATTGCAAATTGGGTGAGCAAAGCAAAAGTCTTTACTCTTTTGATGTGTTCATATTGTCTTCTGGTTATGTCTTCTATTTTTCTAATCTTCTTTGTTGTTTGATGTGTTCTGCAAGATGCAACTTGCAATGACATGGGGGGACGAGGATCAATCAAGCACTTGATAAAAGAGCCACCAAATGGGGCAATATTCTCTATTCTCAACTCTTTTTCTTTAATTTTCTGTCTTAATTCTATATTATATgtcatatttttattttattttatatatactCACCGTATCCCTGAATGGCTGTTTTTGGAAAATGCCGTATCCCGTATCCCCGTATGCGTATCCCCGTCCTTCCGTCCCCGTGTCCGTGCTTTTCAGAAGCATATAGGAAACAAAATAAAAGCTGATTGAAAACAGAAAAGGAGAAAGGTGACAGGCACTCTTGACCAGAGCCTGTCACATCATCCCTACGTAAACTACTGAAAATTATCTGTGGAACTGTTTGCTAGGGATGGGATTCGTTGGGTACTACAGCCGCAGCCGTACAATTAAGTGTCACTCTTGTAGCCCTAGGGAAGCTGAGGGAATCAGAAGAATTATTGCAAAGGTAAAAAGGTTACTTTTAGGTTCTTTGGCCAGTTTTAAAGTTTTCTTACTTACAGGTTCAATGATTTACGATGTTTAGATGCCTTGCAGTCAGAAAAAAGATTCTATCTGAAGACCATATTCAGGTTTGCCATTGCCTTATAATATTTGGCTTTTGAGCTGATTTTCAATTTATGGTAGAAAGTCATCTTGTGTTACCAGATGAGAACATTGTGGCCAGTTGTCTCAAATGGTCATAGTTGGTAGTATATCACAACCTCCGTTACTTGGAACCTCCGCCTTCTTAAAATTGTTTATCTTACAATACCTTTGTGAAGTTTTTTAAGAACATGTAAACAGGTGTTTGAATCCTTTGTTACATGTGATATTTGTATATGGGATGACTGATTCGGCCCATATGGCCCTTCTAGGATGACTTGGCTCATGTGGCCTAATACTCTCTCTGCTGTGGTTAGAAGCATAGAACCTGATGGTAATACCAGCCACCTTGCTGGAGCCAGTCTGGGACTGGCTTCTGAAACATCAACACAAATTTATTAAACAGTCACATACTATTAGTGGTTAATAACCTGTTGTATGCTTGTCTCATTGTTACAGGTAGCAAGTATATTGGTACACTTGGCAAGGCTAAGTTTGCTTAGAATTATTAGTGATATCAAAGTGAACAATGACCTATGTAGATCTCACCTTGTGAGGGGAAAAAGACTTGTCAATGATGCGATAAGGTATTCCTTTTAGCTCCATATTTGTACACGTTTTGGGTTCCTAATCTCCATAGTTCCATTCGGCACATCAAAACTAAAAAGATGCCTAGATACTAAGTGCAGTAGTGTAGTAAATTGTTTGAATCTTTGTGAATCTATGTTTCGTCATGGTAGGATAGCGGAAAAAATACTGAATCCTTCGAGGGAAGATCAGAAAAAACCGAAGAATGCCTTCGGTATCGAATTGGAGCGGATTGCGGCAACAGGAATACTTGTATGTTTCCCACCCACCCACAAAGGGATTTATCTTCCAGTTATATGTTCATGATGTCCAACCCTTGTCCATTCTTACATTTTTCTTCCCCTGCTTTTGTGGTTATTTAGTTTTCTCTCCACTGATTAAGAATCCAATAGATTTGCAACTCTCAGGATTCCATGGATTGTGTTTTTACATAAACAATTGGTGCATTAAATTTCATGTTTGTCATGGTTACCATAAAGCTTCCTTTTAACATCACCATGCCTTCACATTTCTCCTGTTTTTTGCATGCCTCAATGTGACTCTTATCATATTCCCTTTCTATTTAGGTCCTTCTCTTGAGTCATGTCAGCATAGACAAGCATGCACCCAAATACTTTTCAACCCCATTTTCCAATGAAGACATAACACAAACACTAGCATTATATCCGAAATTCTTTACATAAGAATTATCTCCCGGCATCCTTGAATCCATTTGTAACCGGATACGGCAGAGTTGTAGCTAGGATTGTGAAACGTTGGAATTTTATTTACTTAAATGTTGTTAGTTTCTTCTCAACCAGGTAGATGTGTGAATGCCATGTTTTTTCTATTGATGATACTGTTGTTGTAGTTGGAAGCACTTGAAATTGTTGGACATCTTGACTCTGGAAGAATGGCAATACAAGCATGGGCACCAGCGGTACTTTTCCTGTGCTTCATTTATACATTTGGCAATTATTGGATACATCATCTTTTTTGTTTGCTTCTAACAAAACAATGTTCACTCTAGAACTCGGTACTCTTGCTAAGGCTTCCTCGGGAACATATGAAGCATGGATACTTCAAGATTGATGTTGTGCGCATACCAGACAAATGCTGGCTATTCATATGGCCAGCAAAATATCTCATAAGTCTTCAATATACCACGTTACGAATCCATTTTAATAAATTTGAAAAGGTCCGATACACCACTGTTGCATGTTGAATTTACTTAATCATGTAATAATTATGTTTTATCAACTTGACTGCTTATATACAGTTTCTTCATTTAGCTTTTGTTGTAGTAATGCATGTTGCTTTATTCATATAATTCCTACTTCGTTCTCAGTGGGTCAATGGGATGAGACTTATTGTTGTTCTAGAATTTATAAAGTGAATGCATTTTATTTTAAAAATTCGGTCACTAATTGTAATGGTCTCGTTCAGTTTATTATTTTATGGTATATGCATGGCAAAATTTTGTTTTACTGTTCTAAGTTACAAATCCCACACATAAAACTGTGTCAAATGACAAGGATACAGCTGCTTCTGCATACTTGACCAACTTCCTTCTGTGTTACGGTATTCATGCCTAATTTACCTTTGGTGTCTTAGCTGACTTGGATCTCTCTGTTTCAGTTTGATTATGAACATTTTGAACAAGCTCTGCGCAGGTGGGTTTCACTTTACAATGAGGTATGTGTTGGGTCCTTGGACTGTgaatttcatttatttatttattgaacCTTTCTGCTTAATATGATCTGCAGTCAGCACAGACTACAGAACTAAATAACCATTTTAACACGATATTTACTGTTGCAGCCTCGTACACGAAACATAGTGTCCAACGCCCTCAGGCCGCTCTACATGAAATGCTGGAGGACCCTCGTCGGTGCTACTCGGCACGCTCCTTTCATGGATGCACCACATTTGCAAGATTTGCTGGCTGAGTCACAGCAAATAATGAAGGAATTGGGAGGAGAGAACAATATGATGACGGGCAGTGTGGATTTTGGTGATGCAGAGGAATAACCATGTCAGACTCGGTCATTGACAGTACATGTAGTTATACAAAGTCTATCTAGGATCGCTTCATGATTTTTTGGATTTCCTGTGCAAAATGAGTGCTTGCACTCCTTTTGTCTTATTTTTCAAAACAACTCTTTTGGGTAGAATATCAAAAGATTAATTAATGTACTGTTCAGAGTATCCAAATGCTAACGACTGTTTTTGTCGCTGTGTGTGTCGACAGTACAACAACTTGCGTTCAAGTTTCAAACAAGCATCAATttataaatgggtttaaactagcGTTTGGAACCCAATACATAGGCATGCAAATTTGGAACCTCCAGGGTGTTTCTGCACCCTCTGACCCTACAACCAAATTTTCAGAATTCACCTCATTTGAAAAATAGTGTGTGTTTTTTTTAACAAATTTGCATCCCTTTAGGTCCCGAATTTGCATCCCACCAAAACAGTTGCGTGGATTTGCGAAAAGAATGGGGGTTCCACGTGTAGCCTCTGCGGCACTAACCTGTATGAAGCACATGTGACATATGACCAACAAGTTTTCAGAAGAAACTGATGTTCTAACTAGGAACTAACAACACTACGGAAACAGCTAGCTTGAACAATCATTTAACTACAGAACTGTACAACCTCATCACAACACAATCAAACGACAGCAATGCAGTAACAAACCAATATCATAGTGACGCGCAAAGAAAAGAGGTTGACGGCCCTGTTTCCAAAATTCAGGCAACAGTTCTGCAGACCCACGCTGACGTATAAAGGATGTACAAACAATTTGATCCGTGATGAGCCCTCTCCTGGGTTCTTGCACAAAATTCCACTAGATGGATAAACAGCGTATGAGAGATCGATGCCCAGTTGAATCAAGATGTCTTGGCTTTATTCCCATACTTGGTACAACAACAAATGTGCATCCCACACTTTACAATGTTGAGAGGACAAATAAAGAATGGCTAGTAAGGAGATAACAATTTCTCCTCTAGGTCACGGAAACCTCGGTACACATTATCTGTTTGGTTCTGTGGGAGATTTAATCGCCTCACCTCAGTCATATACCTGAAGATGCAAACACAATGTGAGCATGTAGAGTTGTGGTGCTTATGTGATTTACAAGAGGTGACACTAAAATAGCAAGTATAAACAAAAAGGATTAGCAATTTGACTCACGGGGATTACGTTGCTTACCTGTTTGCCAAACTAATTATTTTATCTCGAACACCTTTCTGCAAAGACCCTGTTTGATTCAGCGAAAATGTTCCATCCAAAAAGAACGAAGCCCCAGCAGTTGTGGTGCCTAGCTTATGGGCAATGACCGACATTCCCCATTCGCGAAGGATTGCGAGAACTGATCTCAGAAGCCGCAGCTTCAGATTAAGTGAGGGCACGATTGCACCATTCGATAGCAGTTGATCATACACAGCAAGCACAGGCTCGGCTTGACCTTTACAGGCTCCGAGAAGGGCTCTTGCAACATCCTCATCACCAACTAATTCTTGTCCTGAACTTAACCTATCCTGTAGATACGAGCATTTGATGATACAAGTCTCCCTGTGAAGTGCACTGCTGCTAAgtatgaaatatatatatatatatatatatatatatatatagatgccaTGTACACATACCAATGCAGCCTTCTCAAGATGAAGGCATATTATATCCAAAGGTAAACAAGCTCCATCTGCAGGATCTAGTTTTGAGCCAACTCTTTTCACCACAGAACATGCTTCTGCTAAACCACCTCTTGTCAGTGTTTGGTCAAGGAGTCTGGCCCAAATTTCCCGGACAATTTTGCTATCAGCATCTCCAGAGTAATTTGCAAAGTTGAGCATTTCCAGGCAAacctaacaacaacaacaacaacaagctttaAGCCGTCAACTTTTTGAGTAATTACCCAAACCCAATGTAAGCCTTACGAAGTAAAGGCACTCCTAAGTACAAATGCATGACTCAACAACAGAAACACCAAAGCCAGAACGTCAGTTTGCCTTGAGGTTCTTTTGTTTTGGAACTAGGCAAACTTATTGAgcagcatgatttatttttgagaAAAGAAACATAATGATACTAGCAGCAAGATTTCCCAGTAGTGCACacttcatactccctctgttccctaaTATTTTAGCTTTTTCTTGATTCGTATGTATCTAGACACATTTTAGTATGTATGTTCACTCATTTTAGTATGTATGTAGCCAATATTTTGAAATAGCTAAAAAGGTCTTATATTAGGGAACGGAGGGAATATATCATAGTAAACATAAGCCAGCATGATCTTACAGTGCACATCAACCAACATCTCATGCAACTTCAATGCTGGTTAGGGTTCAAAATTTTAGGTGAATAAGTGGAATGCACACGAGCATGCTAACAAACAGGACATGAAAGGTTGTTTTGAGAAGTCCATTTGCTAAGACCTCAGCTCCACAAAGGCAAGAGTTGAAATCATGTAACAATGTTGTGATCCAACTTGAATTCCATGAAACACAGAAAATCGTACCTCCCAAAGATTAAATGGAACAGCATAGTCGTTGTATAGTTGAGTAATGCTCTTAAGATTCAGTGAAAGCTCTTTCGCCTTGTCCTTGGCCTCCTTGGCAGATTCTGCATCAGCTAGAACATTATCACGAGGAAAGGGGTCGCTGGGTGATTCAGAACTGCCTGGGATAGTTTCAAGCCGTGAAGCCATAGACTCCAGTTCTTGTTTAATTTGCATTTGAAACCGAAGCACTGCAAGTTTGCCTTCAAGTAGATCCACTGTACTACTGTCAATAGGATTTCTCGACGAATCAGCAGCAATGCCTGCACTTTTGGCCTGTAGCACAGCATTGCTCAGATATTGATACCTGGATTCCAAAGTTAGGTGTTAATAGATACAACGCATGGACATACGGAGGTAAAGAAAAGAAGCAGAACAAAATCTGGAGACCTCTGATCAAGAGCAGGAGCTTCTTCGGCATTGGAGCACTGCCTTTCTGCCAATATCAATAACATCCTGGCAGCAGCAACATGCTCCCCCTTGAGAACATAGTACCTTGCTAGGAGCTCAAGATACTTCGTTTGGCTAGTAGAAATAGGTGCACCTAAATCATCCAACCTAGGAGCCCCTCGAACCTTAAAAGTGGAAGAAAGAGACAATCAGGACAGCACAACATGTATATTCTTTTATTAACACAGTAAAGTCTTGAACTCAGTATAAGTTACGATGATGATGACTTGGAAAGATCTAGCAAACGTACAGGCATTTCTAATGCAAGGAATCATATAGCCAGAAGTTGAAGAAGACACTTTTAGATTATCAGaggaaaaagaaaactaagtagCAGGAACAATTGAATGATAGTATGATTGAATCGGCTGGTATTAGACAAGATATGGGCAGGCTCCATGTAAACTTTAGCAGATGGTGTACCTTTTAGCTAACACTAAACAGGATATAAACTAAATGAACTCATGTTAATAATTTCAATTTCCATTTTATTAAGATGAGAACAATATTAAGTTGAGGCAGTGGTGGAGCCTGTAGGATCGATAAGGCAGCCAGCTCAAGCAAAAATGGAACAAAATACAACATAAAATGCAAGATATTCTTCTACACTCTTCTACAAGGCCTTCAGATTCAACACGTTAACAAAATTTTCAATTGAGTTAACATACTAAATACATCTCTAACAATACCAGGTTGTTATTAGGATTCACCTCTTCTTGATGCTTACGACCAGCACTCTGAAGAAAAGCAACCAAATCGGAGCCTCCGTACTCCAAAAGTTCATTATCCAGACCAAGCTCAATAAGTGTCCTGTATAGATGCTCGTGGAAAGCTGTGTCTGGCCACTGGACACTTAGCTGAATAATCTGTTTGATACATTTGCTTCGAGAAGCTGGATCAAGGGCAGTCACTGGACCAGGTGCCCCACTTCGTCCCGCACCTTTGAGTGTACGCAGAGCATTCATAACTATTTCATAGCACTGTACACGCTGTGCAGTTATAGTATCATGATGCCTTGCATCAATTTGCCCATTAATAACATCAGCATTGGAATCAAGTGCTTGAGCCTTCTGTAGTGGCAACCGCACTACTGCCTCATAGAATCTGAACTCCCATTCAACAAAACACAGAGAATGTCAGCTTGCAGACCGAATAAATGAAATTGTTCAGGATTTATAGATTTGTTTTATCATATACAAGATGATTCAGTAAGGAACTAACCGTAGGTTCTCAAATCTCTTGCATATAGCACTCAAATCAGCAGAGTCTGGAATTTTGGTCAAGAGATTGAAGGCTTCCCTAGCAAGAATATCCCTCTCGTCTTGGTTGTTTGTCATAGATGCTTTCTCGAGACTCTCAACTGCGGAGTAATACTTGTAGTCTGACTCGTTGAAGTAGCTAGGACAGCCCTCCCTCAATTTAGTGCTGATATCCTCAACAGTTCCTTTGCCCTCTGGGCCAATGTAGTACTGCAAAAATCAAATGAAAGTACAGATTAAACTGCAATGAGTGATGAATCACCAAGGCTGTTCCCTTTTTGTTGGCAGTTTGGGcagagcagagagagagggagaagagtgcTACCTCCATGAGTGAAGAAATAAGCCGCATCGCAAGCTGGTCACCATCCTCAGAACATACTAACTGATGAAAAGTTAACTGAACTAACTTTTTACGCAAATCATTGCCTAGTGTCTGAACCAAGCGAGCAACATTATGCTGACAAATAAGttgaagtagaacaagtgcttCACCAGATCTTCGAAGCAACCGCCTAAGGCACTCGATTGCCCTCACCTGTTATACAAGTAAAGTATTAAGCAAACAAATTTAGATTTTCTCTTCCTTGAGAAATTACAGAAATGTTACCTCCATAGCAGCTAGTTCTGCTGATGTATAAAGCGACCGTGGCTTCTTATTCGATGCAGATTGATCTGCAGAGTCCATGTCTCTAATGCGGTAGGGGCTCTTTCCATTGTTATGGATACCAGCACCAATGGTAGGCCCTGTTTTGTACAGTATGGAACCAGAATCTCCCAGGCCAGCAACATACCCATAAAGTCCTCTTCTCTTGTTTCTTCTGGACCTCAAAAATGTTTCCAACGAACGAATCTTACTCTCAAGAACTTTCATGGCACCAGTAGAAAGCCTACAAACGACCACGCCATCCCCGTGGTCATTGGAACCTATCAGCCCCCGAACCACCATAACTGGAAGCTCCCACACAGGATACAGAAGTCTGGATGAGCATAAGCAAAGCCCTTCATATGCGCCGGAAAACAAAGGTTCTGCTTCCTGAACAACTTGTCCCATGCTAAAGCCTCCAGCCTGAGTTCGAGTGTTAGACAAAGCAGTAGTGCCATTAAGTTGAGGCATTCCAACAAGCCCAGGGTCCTCAAATGCTTCAGCAGCCTTCTCAGAAACCGCATTGCTTATCAGACTATCTTCAGTGTAAAGTAACTTCGCAGCTAGCATTAAGCACATTGCTGCAGCCTCTCCAGCACCAAAGCGATTAAAGAACTCTTCTATTTGTGATCTCAAGGTGTTCCCATCAAACAACTTCCTTAGAATGTCAACAGGCCTGTTAAAAACTAATTCCATCAAACCCATTGTATTGAATACTACCATCCTTCTCCGTGGTAAGATATGTTGGGTAGGAAGATCGCCTTTGGCCCACAGCTTTACAGATGCTTTCTCAGAAGGTTTTCTGAATGCTGAAAGGCATTCCACATCAGCGTATAAAGACTGCATGATGAAAGCAGCATCTGGAAGTGGGAAGACATCAGAAGCACAAAGCATCCGACCCTCAACTGGCAAAGCGGAGACTGTTTCTCGGAGAGCCTTAGAGCTTCTAGAAGCTGTTGCGAAGGTACTAGGCAGTGATAACTGGGCAGCAGAATCTTTCTGCACAGCTAGAAGGGAGGACATAGCTGTAGCAGATGAATCTGACATTATAAGAGCGCCGGCAGAATAGAAAGCAGACTCCACTTTTAACGCCAGATCCTCCGGCTGAGCTCTGCCAGCAGCAGAAACAGCACCAAATGTGAGTCCCCCACCAACCCCTAGAGGTGGGGAAGGCCTAGTAGCAACAATTTTTAAACAGCTTGGCCTCTGCAAACCAGAGTTCAGTCCAACTGAAGAACTGCTTCCACCTGATGTTGAAATGAATAATCTCTTGCCATCTGATAAAACAGCAACAGCATGGAGCCA
Proteins encoded:
- the LOC123098195 gene encoding nuclear pore complex protein NUP155, which translates into the protein MMAWAEDEAIGPDVASAGLHVSERIGRDAAAQPDLEEALEASRYASHPYSSHPKEWPPLVEVAETRQLPPMLIERYNAAAGEGTALCGIFSEIHRAWATVDNSFYIWRFDKWDGQCQEYHADEQAICAVGLARAKPGIFVEAIQYILILATPVEVMLVGVCCSASADGTDPYAELSLQPLPEYMISTDGVTMTCITCTDRGQIFLSGRDGHIYELQYTTGSGWRKRCRKVCLTTGLGSLLSRWVLPSAFNFSAVDPIVDMVIDEERNTIYARTEGMKLQLFDLGASGDGPLKKITEEKNLVDPRDAPYGGRRPNASRAARSPKPSIVCISPLSAMESKWLHAVAVLSDGKRLFISTSGGSSSSVGLNSGLQRPSCLKIVATRPSPPLGVGGGLTFGAVSAAGRAQPEDLALKVESAFYSAGALIMSDSSATAMSSLLAVQKDSAAQLSLPSTFATASRSSKALRETVSALPVEGRMLCASDVFPLPDAAFIMQSLYADVECLSAFRKPSEKASVKLWAKGDLPTQHILPRRRMVVFNTMGLMELVFNRPVDILRKLFDGNTLRSQIEEFFNRFGAGEAAAMCLMLAAKLLYTEDSLISNAVSEKAAEAFEDPGLVGMPQLNGTTALSNTRTQAGGFSMGQVVQEAEPLFSGAYEGLCLCSSRLLYPVWELPVMVVRGLIGSNDHGDGVVVCRLSTGAMKVLESKIRSLETFLRSRRNKRRGLYGYVAGLGDSGSILYKTGPTIGAGIHNNGKSPYRIRDMDSADQSASNKKPRSLYTSAELAAMEVRAIECLRRLLRRSGEALVLLQLICQHNVARLVQTLGNDLRKKLVQLTFHQLVCSEDGDQLAMRLISSLMEYYIGPEGKGTVEDISTKLREGCPSYFNESDYKYYSAVESLEKASMTNNQDERDILAREAFNLLTKIPDSADLSAICKRFENLRFYEAVVRLPLQKAQALDSNADVINGQIDARHHDTITAQRVQCYEIVMNALRTLKGAGRSGAPGPVTALDPASRSKCIKQIIQLSVQWPDTAFHEHLYRTLIELGLDNELLEYGGSDLVAFLQSAGRKHQEEVRGAPRLDDLGAPISTSQTKYLELLARYYVLKGEHVAAARMLLILAERQCSNAEEAPALDQRYQYLSNAVLQAKSAGIAADSSRNPIDSSTVDLLEGKLAVLRFQMQIKQELESMASRLETIPGSSESPSDPFPRDNVLADAESAKEAKDKAKELSLNLKSITQLYNDYAVPFNLWEVCLEMLNFANYSGDADSKIVREIWARLLDQTLTRGGLAEACSVVKRVGSKLDPADGACLPLDIICLHLEKAALDRLSSGQELVGDEDVARALLGACKGQAEPVLAVYDQLLSNGAIVPSLNLKLRLLRSVLAILREWGMSVIAHKLGTTTAGASFFLDGTFSLNQTGSLQKGVRDKIISLANRYMTEVRRLNLPQNQTDNVYRGFRDLEEKLLSPY